Below is a window of Pseudomonas eucalypticola DNA.
TCGACGAACAGCGGCTGCAGGCACGGCGTCTGAATGAACTGGGCGTCGCCATAGGACTGGAGCAGGGGTGGCCCGCAGCGCCCCAGTGGCCGGCGTTGTTCGAGGCGGCGCGGACACTCGACCCCAGCCGCTGGCAGGGCTGGGCGGACGCCAACGCAGCCTCCCGCGCGGCGCGGCTCATCGAAAGCACCCTGGCCGCATTCAGCACCCCGTAACGCCGCCGGCACGTCCGGTCAACTGCCTGAAGAAAGTGCCCGGGCCACGTCTTCGGGTGAGGGTGCCTGGATGATCTCAAGGTGTTCGTCCGTCCAGCGCACCAGGCCCAGTTCGCTGAACGCGCGCAGCCAGCCCTCCATGGGCCAGACGCCCCAGCGCCGGTAAAAGTGGCGGGCATTGGTGACGATGTCGGCGAAATGGTTCAGCGGTGGTTCGTAACTGGGGTGGTACTGATGGAAGGCCACCGCCGCATGATCCAGCAGGGGCACGCCCGCCCGCCGCGCGCGAAACGCGAAATCGGTGTCTTCACCGCCATAGCCGCGGTATTCCTCATCGAAGCCACCGATGCGCGCGAACACCTGGCCGGTGCAGGCGAAGTTCAGCGACCAGAACAGGTGATAGGGCAGGGCGTTGCCAGGCCCGGTACGAAACCGCGCCACGGGATGCTCGGCGCCCCGTGCAGATAGCTCGGCCTCGGTCCAGCCGGAACGGTTAGCGCCTTCGGGCAGGTATCGCACCTGGCCCATGTGCAGGGCATCGGGCTGCGCCAGCAGGCTATCGCGGTACTGCGCCAGCAGGTCATGGGCGGGAATGCAGTCGACGTCGAGAAACACCCACGGCGCCTCGGGATCGATCGAGGCCACGCAGTTGCGGGCCCTGGCCAAGGGCAAGCCTGCC
It encodes the following:
- a CDS encoding glycosyltransferase family 2 protein, which codes for MNVLTLVHGRRPHLANLIQGLEASSVLPRGLWIVHMNEAPGAFSSPHFPITTLRLDEPAGLPLARARNCVASIDPEAPWVFLDVDCIPAHDLLAQYRDSLLAQPDALHMGQVRYLPEGANRSGWTEAELSARGAEHPVARFRTGPGNALPYHLFWSLNFACTGQVFARIGGFDEEYRGYGGEDTDFAFRARRAGVPLLDHAAVAFHQYHPSYEPPLNHFADIVTNARHFYRRWGVWPMEGWLRAFSELGLVRWTDEHLEIIQAPSPEDVARALSSGS